The following nucleotide sequence is from Geitlerinema sp. PCC 9228.
TTGCATGGTGTTAAAGAAATGGGGAGGGAGAGGTTGTTCTAAAAACTCGATTGGGGGTTGGTGGTTTTTCCTCATGCGATCGCAATTTGCCAACCAAGCTTTCGTCGTATCTACATCCAATCCACCATTGGCATCGAGGCGTAGCTGGCAATCTGTGGGAAGTTCTTGTAGCAACTGCTGCCAAATTTTTTGTTCGGTATTGAAATGGGTAACCCCAATTTTCCATTTAAAGGTACGATACCCTTTTTCATAGGGCGATCGCCAGGCGGATAAAGCTGCTTCTCCAGTAGGCAACAGCCAGCTATATTGCAAAGACGGCAATGGTGGCAATTCGCCTATATCTTCCATCGCCGATTCCAAACCAAACTGACACGCCGGTAGCCGATGGGGAATAGCAAAAATGGTTTCTGCGGTAATGGTTTTCGGTAGTTGCTGGCAAAAAGCAACAGCTTCGGAAAGACTTTCGCTACCAAAATCGGTTAGAGGGGCAATTTCTCCCCAACCAGTTCCCCGATTTCCTGTCAAACGTACGAAAATGCCTTCCCGATACTGCCAAGTTCCGTGGCTGGTTGCCAGGGGATGGCGAAGCGATCGCCGATAGGGATAAAATGTAAAGCTATATGTTTCGCAAAGCGTTTCTGGTTGAGTGCGGTACATCGTCTTTTCCATGCATGGAAGCCAGGAATTACCCATGGTTGTGGTTTTCCATTGGTAGTTCCTGACTTCAAAGGTTGACTGCAACGGCTAGGGAAGGAAATTTAGGAGAAAGCCAACTCCCAGCAAGGAACAACTCGATGCGTGGATGGAAATAGCAATGAATTTGCTATTGCTAACTTTATCCGGTTGTGCGTGATATTTGTTGACATGGGTACACAACTGCCAAGCAAATGGGAGGCTACCAAAAGCCAGAATCGTCCACATGGGCAGGATTTCCAGTACAATTCCGGCTACAATGGTGGCGTAGATACTACCACAGAACCAAGGTAAGAGTTTGGCACCGCGTTCGGTTCCCAAACGTACGATCGGCGATCGCTTGCCGGCTTTGATATCGTCTTCCACTTGGTGGAAATGAGAACAAAACAACACCAAGCTGGTGACCAAACCCACCACCGTCGCCGCAATCCACAAAGCAGCCATGTTGCCAACCAACCAACGCTGGGTTTGGCTGTAGTAGGCAGCTGCTACCGCTAGCGGACCAAAGGCGATCCAACAAATAATTTCCCCCAAACCATGATATCCCAATCGGAAAGGCGGTCCTTGGTAAGTGTAGCCCAGCAGACAACTGAGAACCACCAAAGCGATAATGGTGATGTCTTGCTGCCACCAAGCGATCGCTAGAATTCCCAAGATTCCCAAGATTAAAAATAGGTTGGCTAACCCGAATATTAAGTTTTTGTTACCTGTTAAGTTTACTAAAGAATGGGGTTTGTTTTCGTCAATCCCAGTTTCCGAATCAAAAACATCGTTGCTGAGATTTAACCAGATCACGATGAAAATGGCGGATATCAAAAAGGTGTAAAATACTCTGCCGTTAAAAACCTGGGTATCGGCAACAGCTACCGCCGTTCCTACCCAAATCGGCATGATGGCTACGCTGTAAATCGGCGGCTTGATGGCTGCCAGCCACAGTTTCGCACTCGATGATTCCAAAGTCTGCAAACTCATGCGGCGTTCCTACAATATAGTAAATGTTCGCCA
It contains:
- a CDS encoding o-succinylbenzoate synthase, translating into MYRTQPETLCETYSFTFYPYRRSLRHPLATSHGTWQYREGIFVRLTGNRGTGWGEIAPLTDFGSESLSEAVAFCQQLPKTITAETIFAIPHRLPACQFGLESAMEDIGELPPLPSLQYSWLLPTGEAALSAWRSPYEKGYRTFKWKIGVTHFNTEQKIWQQLLQELPTDCQLRLDANGGLDVDTTKAWLANCDRMRKNHQPPIEFLEQPLPPHFFNTMQDLNQQYTTPIALDESVATLPQLQDCYQRQWRGIFIIKPCIAGSPSRLRKFCQTHEIDVVFSSALETEVGRKAALRLAAEVNPSRCVGFGVDGLFGKEGGK
- the menA gene encoding 2-carboxy-1,4-naphthoquinone phytyltransferase gives rise to the protein MSLQTLESSSAKLWLAAIKPPIYSVAIMPIWVGTAVAVADTQVFNGRVFYTFLISAIFIVIWLNLSNDVFDSETGIDENKPHSLVNLTGNKNLIFGLANLFLILGILGILAIAWWQQDITIIALVVLSCLLGYTYQGPPFRLGYHGLGEIICWIAFGPLAVAAAYYSQTQRWLVGNMAALWIAATVVGLVTSLVLFCSHFHQVEDDIKAGKRSPIVRLGTERGAKLLPWFCGSIYATIVAGIVLEILPMWTILAFGSLPFAWQLCTHVNKYHAQPDKVSNSKFIAISIHASSCSLLGVGFLLNFLP